A single genomic interval of Polyangia bacterium harbors:
- a CDS encoding pitrilysin family protein: MKALLPLLLPLLTANFPGVVPAPAPPPARAVSLPFEKYTLGNGLEVILHEDHRIPQVAVDLWYKVGSKDEVVGRTGFAHLFEHVMFQGTKHIGEDKYFEYLQKAGVSNVNGSTGSDHTNYYEVVPSNQLELALWLESDRMGFLLERPGFKETLDNQRDVVKNERRQRVENFPMGLVSQVMLEALYPPTHPYFHEVIGSMEDLSAASVEDVKAFFRKYYTPNDCTLTIVGDLDRAKTKELVEKYFGPIPAGDPIVREAAVTPKLDRQKRIAMEAKVQQAEIFINYPTPANFAPGDRELDLIANVLAGGKSSRLYQRLVYEMKIAQSVTASQQSRKLASTFEIAASPLPGHTLDEILAVIDEEVEKLRATPIDARDLERGKNQIESDTVRSLESLLARAERLQAYNDGVGDPGFLTEDLRLYLAMDAGTLQKVAAQYLRKDARVVVTVDPNPEAPIMGRVKK; encoded by the coding sequence ATGAAGGCGTTGCTTCCTTTGTTGCTGCCACTGTTGACAGCCAACTTTCCCGGCGTCGTCCCTGCGCCTGCGCCGCCGCCCGCACGCGCGGTGTCGCTGCCGTTCGAGAAGTACACCCTCGGCAACGGCCTGGAGGTCATCCTGCACGAAGATCACCGCATCCCGCAGGTGGCGGTGGACCTCTGGTACAAGGTCGGGTCGAAAGACGAGGTGGTCGGCCGCACCGGCTTTGCCCATCTGTTCGAGCACGTGATGTTCCAGGGCACCAAGCACATCGGCGAGGACAAATACTTCGAGTACCTGCAGAAGGCCGGCGTCTCAAACGTCAACGGCTCGACCGGCAGCGACCACACCAACTATTACGAGGTGGTGCCGTCGAACCAACTGGAACTGGCGCTGTGGCTGGAGAGCGACCGTATGGGCTTTCTTCTCGAGCGCCCCGGCTTCAAGGAGACGCTGGACAACCAGCGCGACGTGGTCAAGAACGAGCGCCGTCAGCGCGTCGAGAATTTTCCCATGGGCCTGGTGTCGCAAGTGATGCTGGAAGCGCTGTATCCGCCGACGCATCCCTATTTTCACGAAGTGATCGGGTCGATGGAGGATCTGTCGGCGGCCAGCGTGGAGGACGTCAAAGCGTTCTTCCGCAAGTACTACACGCCGAACGACTGCACGCTGACCATCGTCGGCGATCTGGATCGGGCCAAGACCAAAGAGCTGGTGGAAAAATATTTCGGACCCATCCCGGCCGGCGATCCCATCGTGCGCGAGGCGGCGGTGACGCCGAAGCTGGATCGACAAAAGCGCATCGCCATGGAAGCCAAGGTCCAGCAGGCGGAGATCTTCATCAACTATCCGACGCCGGCCAACTTCGCGCCGGGTGATCGCGAACTGGATCTGATCGCCAACGTGCTGGCCGGCGGCAAGTCGTCGCGCCTTTATCAGCGGTTGGTCTACGAGATGAAGATCGCTCAGTCCGTGACGGCGTCGCAGCAAAGTCGAAAGCTGGCCAGCACGTTCGAGATCGCCGCCTCGCCTCTGCCGGGTCACACCCTGGACGAGATCCTGGCGGTGATCGACGAGGAGGTCGAAAAATTGCGGGCCACTCCGATCGACGCGCGCGATCTGGAGCGAGGCAAAAACCAGATCGAATCGGACACCGTGCGCAGCCTGGAATCGCTGCTGGCCCGCGCCGAACGGCTGCAGGCGTACAACGACGGCGTCGGCGATCCGGGATTCCTGACCGAGGACCTGCGCCTTTACCTGGCGATGGACGCCGGGACGCTGCAGAAGGTGGCGGCGCAGTACCTGAGGAAGGACGCCCGCGTGGTGGTCACCGTCGATCCCAATCCCGAGGCGCCGATCATGGGACGGGTGAAGAAATGA
- a CDS encoding biopolymer transporter ExbD, which translates to MTRSQVRAATRRMREHNEEIEEEAGELNLVPYMDIVTNIIIFLLASVVNQVGLGNVNVTVPTLSSGGGASSDDQPDKKPLNLTVSVGASGFTVAASGGVLPVIPKLGSGQYDYKSLTSKLLEIKSDKDNAEETKANFNADANIPYDVVVATLDAMRQTDEGKVLFPDVAFAAGIL; encoded by the coding sequence ATGACGCGAAGCCAAGTCCGGGCAGCCACGCGCCGGATGAGAGAACACAACGAGGAGATCGAGGAAGAGGCTGGCGAGCTGAACCTGGTCCCCTACATGGACATCGTCACCAACATCATCATCTTCTTGCTGGCGTCGGTGGTGAACCAGGTGGGCCTGGGCAACGTCAACGTCACGGTGCCGACGTTGTCCAGCGGCGGTGGCGCATCGTCTGACGACCAGCCCGACAAGAAGCCGCTGAACCTGACCGTCTCGGTTGGCGCCAGCGGCTTTACCGTGGCGGCGTCTGGCGGCGTCTTGCCGGTGATCCCCAAGCTTGGCAGCGGCCAGTATGATTACAAGTCGTTGACCTCCAAGCTGCTGGAGATCAAGTCCGACAAGGACAACGCCGAGGAGACCAAGGCCAACTTCAACGCTGACGCCAACATTCCCTACGACGTCGTGGTGGCCACGCTGGATGCCATGAGACAGACAGATGAAGGCAAGGTCCTGTTCCCGGACGTGGCGTTCGCGGCGGGGATTCTCTGA
- a CDS encoding sodium-translocating pyrophosphatase produces the protein MQRSACSRLLFGAAGALLILLAAAPLALAEEGAHHGGEASLVLPDLGNVTFLGNVAGSSLLTTGLIVCVLGLSFGLVIYMQLKNLPVHKSMRDISELIYETCKTYLITQGKFILLLEIFIGVIMVFYFGVLRHFEATKVAIILLFSLIGIAGSYGVAWFGIRINTFANSRTAFASLKGKPYPIYAIPLKAGMSIGMLLISTELVMMLCILLFLPRDYAGACFIGFAIGESLGASALRIAGGIFTKIADIGSDLMKIVFNIKEDDARNPGVIADCTGDNAGDSVGPSADGFETYGVTGVALITFILLAVSDPQVQVQLLVWIFAMRIMMIVASGLSYLFNEAIVKARYNNADKMNFEKPLTQLVWVTSLVSVGMTYLVSNVLVPRLGPVGNETLWWKLSTIITCGTLAGAIIPEVVKVFTSTESNHVREVVTASREGGASLNILSGLTAGNFSAYWMGIAIVSLMGIAYFVSGEGLGEIMKAPAVFSFGLVAFGFLGMGPVTIAVDSYGPVTDNAQSVYELSVIENIPGIKEQLKKDYNFDVNFERAKHLLEENDGAGNTFKATAKPVLIGTAVVGATTMIFSIIMSLTQGLTTDLDKLSMLHPPFLLGLITGGAVIYWFTGASTQAVSTGAYRAVEFIKANIKLDNTEKASIADSKKVVEICTQYAQKGMFNIFLTIFFSTLAFACVEPYFFIGYLISIALFGLYQAIFMANAGGAWDNAKKLVEVELKEKGTPLHAATVVGDTVGDPFKDTSSVAMNPVIKFTTLFGLLAVELAVGLSRSTSAVLAGLFFLISTVFVWRSFYGMRIKTGAAATKAA, from the coding sequence ATGCAGCGATCGGCTTGCTCTCGACTTCTGTTCGGCGCCGCCGGCGCCCTTCTGATCTTGCTGGCGGCGGCGCCGCTGGCCCTTGCGGAAGAAGGTGCGCACCACGGCGGTGAAGCCAGCCTGGTGCTTCCTGACCTGGGAAACGTCACCTTTCTGGGCAACGTGGCCGGATCGTCGCTGCTGACCACGGGGCTCATCGTCTGTGTGCTGGGCCTCAGCTTCGGCCTGGTCATCTACATGCAGCTCAAAAATCTTCCGGTGCACAAATCGATGAGGGATATCTCGGAGCTGATCTACGAGACCTGCAAGACGTACCTCATCACGCAGGGCAAGTTCATCCTGCTGCTGGAGATCTTCATCGGCGTGATCATGGTGTTCTACTTCGGCGTGCTCCGGCACTTCGAGGCGACCAAGGTGGCGATCATCCTGTTGTTCAGCCTGATCGGCATCGCCGGCAGCTACGGCGTGGCCTGGTTCGGCATCCGCATCAACACCTTCGCCAACTCGCGCACCGCCTTCGCCAGCCTGAAGGGAAAGCCCTACCCCATCTATGCCATCCCGCTCAAGGCCGGCATGAGCATCGGCATGCTGCTCATCAGCACCGAGCTGGTCATGATGTTGTGCATTCTGCTTTTTCTGCCGCGCGACTACGCCGGGGCCTGCTTCATCGGGTTCGCCATCGGTGAATCGCTGGGCGCCTCGGCGTTGCGCATCGCCGGCGGCATCTTCACCAAGATCGCCGACATCGGGTCGGATCTGATGAAGATCGTCTTCAACATCAAAGAGGACGACGCCCGCAACCCGGGCGTCATCGCCGACTGCACCGGCGACAACGCCGGCGATTCGGTGGGCCCCAGCGCCGACGGCTTTGAAACCTACGGCGTAACCGGCGTCGCGCTGATTACGTTCATCCTGCTGGCAGTGTCGGATCCCCAGGTGCAGGTGCAGCTGCTGGTGTGGATCTTCGCCATGCGCATCATGATGATCGTGGCCAGCGGCCTTTCGTATCTGTTCAACGAGGCGATCGTCAAAGCCCGTTACAACAACGCCGACAAGATGAACTTCGAAAAGCCGCTGACCCAGCTGGTGTGGGTGACTTCGCTGGTGTCGGTGGGCATGACGTACCTGGTGTCGAATGTCCTGGTGCCGCGTCTCGGCCCGGTCGGCAACGAGACGCTGTGGTGGAAGCTGTCCACCATCATCACCTGCGGCACGCTGGCAGGCGCCATCATTCCCGAGGTGGTGAAGGTCTTCACCTCGACGGAATCAAATCACGTGCGCGAGGTGGTGACCGCCTCGCGCGAGGGCGGCGCCTCGCTGAATATTCTCTCGGGCCTCACGGCTGGCAATTTCAGCGCTTACTGGATGGGCATCGCCATCGTCTCTCTGATGGGCATCGCTTACTTCGTCAGCGGCGAAGGCTTGGGCGAGATCATGAAGGCGCCGGCGGTGTTCTCGTTCGGCCTGGTGGCCTTCGGCTTTCTGGGCATGGGCCCGGTGACCATCGCCGTCGATTCGTACGGTCCGGTCACCGACAATGCCCAGTCGGTCTACGAGCTGTCGGTGATCGAAAACATCCCCGGCATCAAAGAGCAGCTCAAGAAGGACTACAACTTCGACGTCAACTTCGAGCGCGCCAAACACCTGCTGGAAGAAAATGACGGCGCCGGGAATACCTTCAAGGCCACGGCCAAGCCGGTGCTCATCGGCACCGCCGTGGTCGGTGCCACGACGATGATCTTCTCGATCATCATGAGCCTGACCCAGGGTCTGACCACCGACCTCGACAAGCTGTCGATGTTGCACCCGCCCTTCCTGCTGGGTCTCATCACCGGCGGGGCGGTGATCTACTGGTTCACCGGCGCGTCGACGCAGGCGGTGTCGACGGGCGCCTACCGGGCGGTGGAGTTCATCAAGGCCAACATCAAGCTGGATAACACCGAGAAGGCGAGCATCGCCGACAGCAAGAAGGTGGTCGAGATCTGCACGCAGTATGCGCAGAAGGGTATGTTCAACATCTTCCTCACCATCTTCTTCTCCACCCTGGCCTTCGCCTGCGTCGAGCCGTACTTCTTCATCGGCTATCTGATCTCGATCGCCTTGTTCGGCCTTTACCAGGCCATCTTCATGGCCAACGCGGGCGGCGCCTGGGACAACGCCAAGAAGCTGGTCGAGGTAGAGCTGAAAGAAAAAGGCACCCCGCTGCACGCGGCGACCGTCGTCGGCGACACGGTCGGCGATCCGTTCAAGGACACTTCGTCGGTGGCGATGAACCCGGTCATCAAGTTCACCACCCTGTTCGGGTTGCTGGCGGTCGAGCTGGCGGTCGGCCTCTCGCGCAGCACCAGCGCGGTGCTGGCCGGTCTGTTTTTCCTCATCTCGACCGTCTTCGTCTGGCGATCGTTCTACGGCATGCGCATCAAGACAGGCGCCGCCGCAACGAAGGCCGCGTAG
- a CDS encoding pitrilysin family protein: protein MKTPLGTIRGFGSFCGAMLLVAACATPPAPPAVAIPAIAAPRVTPVVSSAPPATTEPPPSPPRTTPDAPFRAEAPPPGPEPQFTVPAFKRFKLPNGLEVVLAEFHDLPLCDFNLYVKSGGGANPPELPGLAEMTANMLDEGTTTRSALQIADQLSVLGANLSTGSGWDSSTVALSTLTRNLDGALAVWADIVQSPKFDEAEFTRVRDNVLTAVTRRKDSPPTVAQLALVRVLFGMRHPYGWPLAGVEDSLKKLSTADLKKFYQANYRPNNAVLIVAGDTTEAELRAKLTPLLKSWKPGRIAAHKLAAPPAPAATPAGSKTHIALIDKAAAPQSSVRVGLVGIDRQNPDYHAVIVMNLILGGGFYRLDLNLREGKGWTYGARSSFDARKTPGPFSAGGEFVAVHTAESVGEILREINGMRDADVTDAELARAKDQIVKSFPARFATRGSVAGQLADIAVYGLPDSYLKDYTRKIMAVTKDDVRRVARKYLEPARLAVVVVGDEKSLREPLGKYGSVEVRDLDGNLLLAPNKE, encoded by the coding sequence ATGAAAACGCCGCTCGGGACCATCCGCGGGTTCGGATCCTTTTGCGGCGCGATGTTGCTGGTCGCGGCGTGCGCCACCCCACCCGCACCACCGGCGGTGGCGATCCCCGCCATCGCGGCGCCGCGGGTGACTCCGGTTGTCTCCAGCGCGCCGCCGGCTACCACCGAACCGCCGCCTTCGCCGCCGCGCACGACGCCGGACGCGCCCTTCCGCGCCGAAGCGCCGCCGCCTGGTCCCGAGCCGCAGTTCACCGTGCCGGCCTTCAAGCGATTCAAGCTTCCCAATGGCCTGGAGGTGGTCCTCGCCGAGTTCCACGACCTTCCGTTGTGCGACTTCAACCTTTACGTGAAGTCTGGCGGCGGCGCCAACCCGCCCGAGCTGCCGGGGCTGGCCGAGATGACGGCCAACATGCTGGACGAGGGAACCACCACCCGCAGCGCGCTGCAGATCGCCGATCAGCTGTCCGTCCTGGGCGCCAACCTCAGCACCGGCAGCGGCTGGGATTCGTCGACGGTGGCCTTGTCCACGCTGACTCGCAACCTGGACGGCGCGCTGGCGGTCTGGGCCGACATTGTCCAGAGTCCGAAATTCGACGAGGCGGAGTTCACCCGCGTGCGCGACAACGTCCTCACGGCCGTCACCCGCCGGAAGGATTCGCCGCCCACGGTGGCACAGCTGGCCCTGGTGCGCGTGTTGTTCGGGATGCGGCACCCGTACGGCTGGCCCTTGGCCGGCGTCGAAGATTCGCTGAAAAAGCTGAGCACCGCCGACCTGAAGAAGTTCTATCAAGCGAACTATCGCCCCAACAACGCCGTGCTGATCGTCGCCGGCGACACCACCGAGGCCGAGCTGCGCGCCAAGCTGACGCCGCTTTTGAAAAGCTGGAAGCCGGGCCGGATCGCCGCCCACAAGCTGGCAGCGCCGCCGGCGCCAGCCGCCACGCCCGCCGGCAGCAAGACGCACATCGCGCTCATCGACAAGGCGGCGGCGCCGCAGTCGTCGGTGCGCGTGGGCCTGGTGGGGATCGATCGACAGAACCCCGACTATCACGCGGTGATCGTCATGAACCTGATCCTGGGCGGCGGGTTTTACCGGCTGGATCTGAACCTGCGCGAGGGCAAAGGCTGGACCTACGGCGCCCGTTCGAGCTTCGACGCGCGCAAGACGCCCGGCCCGTTCTCCGCCGGCGGCGAGTTCGTCGCTGTTCACACCGCCGAGTCCGTTGGCGAGATCCTGCGCGAGATAAACGGCATGCGCGATGCCGACGTCACCGACGCCGAGCTGGCGCGGGCAAAAGATCAGATCGTCAAATCGTTCCCCGCCCGCTTCGCCACCCGCGGCTCGGTGGCCGGCCAGCTGGCCGATATCGCTGTCTACGGCCTGCCCGATTCGTACCTGAAGGATTACACGCGCAAGATCATGGCCGTCACCAAGGACGACGTCCGCCGCGTGGCCCGCAAGTACCTGGAGCCAGCTCGCCTGGCCGTGGTGGTGGTGGGCGACGAAAAATCGCTGCGCGAGCCGCTGGGCAAGTACGGCTCTGTCGAAGTCCGCGACCTGGACGGCAATTTGTTGCTCGCGCCGAACAAAGAATAG
- a CDS encoding sigma-70 family RNA polymerase sigma factor — protein sequence MTTSEKPTEPPPATTATTAAGTARADGAAPGAVDQANAESDLALVERARNKDYAAFEQLLARYEDKVFRLAYRFVRNESEAKEILQDTFLAIWRKLDTFKGDSQFSSWVYRVAANAALMRLRSQRRHPEVSTEELPAGFLDQQQYGQILSPGENWARRPDEELQSEEVRQHIQAAVDALPEIYRTVFLVRDVEGLSTEETAELLGISVPTVKTRLHRARMALRETITAYFDKK from the coding sequence ATGACCACCTCCGAAAAGCCGACCGAGCCGCCGCCCGCCACGACCGCGACGACCGCCGCGGGGACGGCGCGCGCCGACGGGGCGGCGCCCGGCGCCGTTGACCAGGCGAACGCCGAATCGGATCTGGCGCTGGTTGAACGCGCGCGCAACAAAGACTACGCCGCCTTCGAACAGCTGCTGGCCCGATACGAAGACAAGGTGTTTCGCCTGGCCTATCGTTTCGTGCGCAACGAAAGCGAAGCGAAGGAGATCTTGCAGGACACCTTCCTGGCCATCTGGCGCAAGCTGGACACCTTCAAGGGCGACTCCCAGTTTTCCAGCTGGGTGTACCGGGTAGCCGCCAACGCGGCGTTGATGCGCCTGCGGAGCCAGCGCCGCCACCCGGAAGTGTCGACCGAAGAACTGCCCGCCGGCTTCCTGGACCAGCAGCAATACGGGCAGATTCTGTCGCCTGGCGAAAACTGGGCCCGCCGCCCCGACGAAGAGCTGCAATCAGAGGAAGTGCGCCAGCACATCCAAGCCGCCGTCGACGCCTTACCGGAGATCTACCGAACTGTGTTCCTGGTGCGCGACGTGGAGGGCCTGTCGACCGAAGAGACCGCCGAGCTGCTGGGCATCTCGGTGCCGACGGTGAAGACGCGGCTGCACCGGGCGCGCATGGCCCTGCGCGAGACCATCACCGCCTACTTCGACAAGAAATAG
- a CDS encoding MotA/TolQ/ExbB proton channel family protein, which produces MQGLAQFLEQGGTLMYVNLVVSIITLAIIVDRAIFFLGKGSVNARAFLEQIRKLVLANNIDRAVKLCSATEAPVAQVARAGLQRVHRGEIAIAQAIEETLVDVTPLLKKRVQILWSIANIATLVGLLGTVVGLIRAFGAVAAAKPEERSALLAKGISEALNNTAMGLGIAVTCIIAHAFLSSASKKQVGDLEAFALKLENLLAESAQGGAAKA; this is translated from the coding sequence ATGCAAGGACTCGCCCAGTTCTTAGAGCAAGGCGGTACCCTGATGTACGTCAACTTGGTGGTGTCGATCATCACCTTGGCGATCATTGTTGACCGCGCCATCTTCTTTCTGGGCAAAGGCTCGGTGAACGCCCGCGCGTTCCTGGAGCAGATCCGGAAGCTGGTGCTGGCCAACAACATCGACCGCGCCGTCAAGCTGTGCTCGGCGACCGAAGCCCCGGTGGCGCAAGTGGCGCGCGCGGGTCTGCAACGCGTTCACCGCGGCGAGATCGCCATCGCTCAGGCGATCGAAGAGACCCTGGTCGACGTCACCCCGCTTCTGAAAAAGCGCGTCCAGATTCTGTGGTCGATCGCCAACATCGCCACCTTGGTCGGCCTCCTCGGCACCGTGGTCGGTCTGATTCGCGCGTTCGGCGCCGTCGCCGCCGCCAAACCGGAAGAGCGGTCGGCCCTGCTGGCGAAAGGCATCTCGGAGGCGCTGAACAACACCGCCATGGGTCTCGGCATCGCCGTCACCTGCATCATCGCCCACGCCTTCTTGTCGTCCGCCTCGAAGAAGCAGGTCGGTGACCTGGAAGCGTTCGCACTGAAGCTGGAGAACCTGCTGGCCGAATCCGCCCAGGGCGGCGCGGCCAAGGCGTGA
- a CDS encoding biopolymer transporter ExbD: MTRLQGKKAIRSFARKLAEPEVIKDLNITPMMDMMTIILVFLLKSFASSTSTITFDSNLQVPKSITQLKPKEAVSVTVTKKVILVEGDAIAPVNAGKVDPAVKRDGENGYYITPLVDILEKHARKEKKVAELTGQKFDAQLMLIADQTTPYRLLTEVIYSCGQAGYANYRLLVLKSKD; encoded by the coding sequence ATGACCCGGCTTCAGGGCAAGAAGGCCATCCGATCTTTTGCCCGCAAGCTGGCCGAGCCCGAGGTCATCAAAGACCTGAACATCACCCCCATGATGGACATGATGACCATCATCCTGGTGTTCCTGCTCAAGAGCTTTGCCTCGTCGACGTCGACCATCACGTTTGATTCGAACCTGCAGGTTCCCAAGTCCATCACCCAGCTCAAGCCCAAAGAGGCGGTCAGCGTGACGGTGACCAAGAAGGTCATCCTGGTCGAGGGCGATGCCATCGCCCCGGTGAACGCCGGCAAGGTTGATCCCGCGGTCAAGCGCGACGGCGAGAACGGCTATTACATCACCCCGCTGGTGGACATTCTGGAAAAGCACGCTCGCAAGGAAAAGAAGGTCGCCGAGCTGACCGGGCAAAAGTTCGACGCCCAGCTGATGCTGATCGCTGACCAGACCACGCCGTATCGCTTACTGACCGAGGTCATCTACTCCTGTGGTCAGGCCGGTTATGCGAACTATCGCCTTCTGGTTCTGAAATCGAAGGATTAG